From Nodosilinea sp. PGN35, a single genomic window includes:
- the pstA gene encoding phosphate ABC transporter permease PstA, which yields MASSPSELSPVSPEVAELPKFSGDLPRRYTLDRLFQIAAWGATAIAIAVLGWLLIDVIGEGWGRLSWEFLTSFPSRKPETGGLVNSLAGTFWVMLLVAAFAFPIGVGAGLYLEEFSEDNWFTRLIEINISNLAGVPSIIYGLLGLAAFVRLMEPITGGRSVLAGALTLALLVLPIVIVATREALRAVPEGIRLAGLAMGGSRWQVVWDHVLPAAISGILTGVILALSRAIGETAPLIAIGALTLVPFTPGCTEEFPYLNPLDLVRCPADVVQSPFTVLPIQVFNWVSRPQRAFHINAAAAIIVLMAVLIAMNSVAIVLRNRFRQPR from the coding sequence ATGGCCTCCTCACCGTCTGAACTGTCGCCTGTATCACCTGAGGTGGCAGAACTGCCCAAATTTTCCGGCGATCTGCCCCGGCGCTATACCCTCGATCGCCTGTTTCAGATCGCCGCCTGGGGGGCGACAGCGATCGCCATCGCCGTCCTCGGCTGGCTGCTGATCGATGTGATCGGCGAGGGCTGGGGCCGCCTCAGCTGGGAATTTCTCACCAGCTTTCCCTCCCGCAAACCTGAGACCGGCGGCCTCGTCAACTCCCTGGCGGGCACGTTCTGGGTGATGCTGCTGGTGGCGGCCTTTGCCTTCCCCATTGGCGTCGGCGCGGGGCTGTATCTAGAAGAATTTTCTGAGGACAACTGGTTCACCCGCTTGATTGAAATCAACATCAGCAACCTGGCGGGGGTGCCCTCGATCATCTACGGGCTGCTGGGGCTGGCGGCCTTTGTGCGGCTGATGGAGCCGATCACCGGGGGGCGATCGGTGCTGGCGGGGGCACTGACCCTGGCCCTGCTGGTGCTGCCGATTGTCATTGTCGCCACCCGCGAGGCGCTGCGAGCGGTGCCCGAGGGCATTCGCCTGGCGGGGCTGGCCATGGGCGGCAGCCGCTGGCAGGTGGTGTGGGATCACGTGCTGCCCGCCGCAATTTCGGGCATTCTCACCGGGGTGATTTTGGCCCTGTCGCGGGCGATCGGCGAGACGGCCCCGCTAATTGCCATCGGGGCGCTGACCCTGGTGCCCTTTACTCCCGGCTGCACCGAGGAGTTCCCCTACCTCAACCCCCTCGACCTGGTGCGCTGCCCCGCCGACGTGGTGCAGAGCCCCTTTACGGTGCTGCCGATTCAGGTGTTTAACTGGGTCAGCCGTCCCCAGCGGGCGTTTCACATCAACGCCGCCGCCGCCATTATTGTGCTGATGGCGGTGCTGATCGCCATG